In the genome of Halobacterium noricense, one region contains:
- a CDS encoding NAD(P)/FAD-dependent oxidoreductase codes for MDEFSDADDDRGAGHSVAVVGAGAVGLTAAHDLAARGASVTVYERGEVAGESTGRAAGILYDAYAEDVDARIAARAIERFRALSGTGEFTFAETPYLWFVTEPGRKADAIREQVDGMQRNDRRVERVDPDDLAAEFPALRTEDVVEAAVSRNAGVADTAAYADALAKLAVEEGVDLREHTAASVALDPPRVNGAEYDAVLVAAGAHTARVLADVGVSIPLKPYRVQALTADFSAEVPTLYDATEGYYARPHPEGVLAGDGTEEVEADPERYDRDGDDWFVDAMRERLADRLPGYESEIHRAWAGLCTATPDRDPLLGELADGLYVAAGWQGHGFMRAPATGEAVAAEILGGEGVPAFDPTRFDGDEVFEVVEGMTVE; via the coding sequence CGCAGCACGCGGCGCATCCGTCACCGTCTACGAGCGCGGCGAGGTCGCTGGGGAGAGCACGGGCCGCGCTGCGGGTATTCTCTACGACGCGTACGCCGAGGACGTGGACGCGCGCATCGCTGCGCGCGCCATCGAGCGCTTCCGCGCGCTCTCGGGGACGGGTGAGTTCACGTTCGCGGAGACGCCGTACCTCTGGTTCGTCACCGAACCCGGCCGGAAAGCCGACGCCATCCGCGAGCAAGTCGACGGGATGCAGCGCAACGACCGCCGCGTCGAACGCGTCGACCCGGACGACCTCGCTGCGGAGTTCCCCGCGCTCCGCACCGAAGACGTCGTCGAGGCTGCCGTCTCGCGCAACGCCGGAGTCGCGGACACCGCGGCCTACGCCGACGCTCTCGCAAAATTGGCGGTCGAGGAAGGTGTCGACCTCCGCGAGCACACGGCCGCGAGCGTCGCGCTCGACCCACCGCGCGTGAACGGGGCTGAGTACGACGCCGTGCTCGTCGCAGCAGGTGCGCACACCGCCCGCGTGCTCGCGGATGTCGGCGTCTCGATTCCCCTGAAGCCGTACCGCGTGCAGGCGCTCACCGCCGACTTCTCTGCGGAGGTTCCGACGCTCTACGACGCGACTGAGGGCTACTACGCGCGCCCACACCCCGAGGGCGTGCTCGCCGGGGACGGCACCGAGGAGGTCGAAGCCGACCCCGAGAGGTACGACCGCGACGGCGACGACTGGTTCGTCGACGCGATGCGCGAGCGACTCGCGGACCGCCTCCCGGGCTACGAGTCCGAGATTCACCGTGCGTGGGCGGGCCTCTGCACCGCCACCCCGGACCGCGACCCGCTGCTCGGCGAACTCGCCGACGGCCTCTACGTCGCGGCCGGCTGGCAGGGCCACGGCTTCATGCGCGCGCCAGCGACCGGCGAAGCAGTCGCAGCAGAAATTCTGGGCGGGGAGGGCGTCCCCGCGTTCGACCCGACGCGCTTCGACGGCGACGAAGTGTTCGAGGTCGTCGAAGGGATGACCGTCGAGTGA